In Actinomadura luteofluorescens, the sequence CCGCGCTCCTTCACGCTGTAGGTGAGGCGCCCGTCGTCGGTGGCGACCGTCACCCGCAGGTCCCCGTCCGGTGACCGGACGGCCCGGGCGTCCTTCCCGGAGGCCTCGGCGAGTCCGCCGGAGGGGGCGGGCTCGCCTGCCCGGGCCGGGGCCGCCGCGAGCGCTCCCGGAACCATGAGGGCCGCCGCCGTGACGAGCGATACCGCCCGTCTTCTTCGCCATTTCGTGCCTGCACGGCCCATCGCGTCTCCCTGGGGGTGGGGGTGGAACGCTCCACAACAGTCCGGTGATCGTAAGTTGAGCGAAACTCTATGGTCAACACTCTTAAAGACCGATATTTTTAACATTCAGCGCTCTAATTCGCTATCGTCGTCGGGTGCCCACCTCACCGAACACCAGGGTCGAACGCGGCAGGCGCGCGATCCTCGACGCGCTGAACCAGTCCTTCCCCGCGACCCGGCAGGAGCTGAGCCGCCGGACCGGGCTCGCGCCGAGCACGGTGGCGGGGATTGTCCGGGGGCTGCTGGCCGAAGGGCTGGTGCACGAGCACGCGGCCACCGAGCGCGCGGGCCGGGGCAGGCCGTCCTCCCCGCTGTCGCCGCACCGCCCCCCGGGGTATCTGGTCGGCATCGACTTCGGGCACACGCACGTCTCCGCGGCCCTCGCCTCGACCGCGCAGCAGGTCGTCGCCGAGGACCGGGTGCCCGTGGACGTCGACGGTTCGGCGGGCCACGCGCTCGACCGGGCGGGGGCCCTGGTCGCGGGCCTGCTCGACCGGTCGAAAGTGCCGGCCGGTTCGGTGCTGCGGACGGTGGCGGGGATCCCGGGGCCGATCAACCAGGCGACCGGCCGGATCCAGTCGGCCACGATCCTCGCGGGCTGGGCGGGCGTCCGGCCGCGGGAGGAGCTCACCGCCAGGCTCGGCGGCGAGGTGACGATCGCCAACGACGCGGAGCTCGCCGCGCTGGCCGAGCACACGCACGGGGCCGCCCGCGGCGTGTCGGACCTGATCTACGTCAAGGCGTCCCACGGCATCGGGGCCGGGCTGATCCTCGCGGGCCGCCGGTACACCGGGGCCTACGGGGCGTCCGGGGAGATCGGGCACACGCTGGTCCAGGAGGGCGGGGCGCAGTGCCGCTGCGGGCAGCGCGGCTGCCTGGAGTCGGTGGTGTCGATCGGCGAGGTGTGGCGGCAGCTCATCGCGGCGGGCCTGCCGCTCCCCGAGCAGCCCGACGAGCTCTCCCTGGACGCACTGGTCGGCGATCCGGTGGTGGCCCGGATCGTCGCCGACGCGGGGCGCCGGCTCGGACGCGTCCTGTCCGACCTGTGCAACGCCCTGGACCCCGCGATGCTCGTCATCGGCGGTGAGCTCGCGACGGGCGGCGAGCCCCTCCTGGAGGGGATCCGCGAGTCGCTGCGCCGCTTCGCCCAGCCCGCGATCAGCGACCGGGTCCATGTCCGGTCCTCGGCCCTGGGCGCGCGGGCGGCGCTGGTCGGCGCGCTGGCCCTCGCCGCCACGGAGGCCATCATCTGAAAAACGACGGGTGAGGGTCCGGGCGTCCGGGCTGGCGGGCCTAGGGTGGGGCGGCATGGCGCTGCGACTTGTCCAGGTGAACTTCAAGGCTCGGGACGATTCGGCGCTCGGCCGGTTCTGGGCGGAGGCGCTCGGCTGGGGCACCGACAGCGAGGCGCCCGGGGTGACCAACCTTGAGCCCGCGGGCTTCGACTGGCCCGACCCCACCGCCGTCTGCGTCGACCTCGTCACCGTGCCGGATCCCGAGTCGGTGAAGGACCGCGTGCACCTCGATCTCGCCACCGCTTCCGCGGCCCATCAGGCCGAGCTGGTCGCGCGCCTGAAGGATCTCGGTGCGACGCCCGCGGATGTGGGCCAGGGCGATGTCCCGTGGACGGTCCTGGCCGACCCGGAGGGCAACGTGTTCTGCGTGCTGGAGCCCCGGGAGGTCTACCGGGACACCGGGCCGATCGCCGCGGTGGTTGTCGACTGCGCCGATCCCCGGGCCATGGCCCGGTTCTGGGGCGAGGCGATGGACTGGACCCTGCACGAGCTGACCGACGACCGTGCGGTGATGCGTGCCCCCGAGGGCGTCGGCCCGTATCTGGAGTTCCTCCGCACGCCCGCCGAGAGGACGTGGTGGAACCGCGTGCACCTCGACCTGCTGCCGTACGTCGTCAGCGACAAGGAGGCGGAGGTGGACCGGCTGCGGGGCCTGGGCGCCACAGACCTCGACGTCGGTCAGGGCGACGTGCCGTGGACGTGCCTCGCCGACCCGGAGGGCAACGAGTTCTGCGTCCTCGGCCGGAGCACCGACGAAGCCTCGGCGTGAAAACCGCTTGAGCTTCCCTTCCGCGGTCCCGTAGGTTGCCCGCGGCTCCATCGCAGTGAAGGCAAAGGACAGAACCGCGTGACCCCGCCTGCTCTTCAGACCTGACATCTTCTTTCGCTCACCTGTAGCCGACGCTCCCGTCGGTCCTGCCGGGCCGCACTTGCGCGCCCGGCCCTGCAGCGTTTGAGGCCGCGCGTAATCGGCCTCGTGTCAGGTCTAGAGAGCTCATGTCTTCACAACCTCATATCGTGCTGCCCTGGGTCGTCCGTCGGACCAGGCTGCCTCTGCTGTCGTCGCGGTGCGTGGACTGCGGGTCGCGGTCGGCCACCACCGGCGAGGGCAGGTTCCGCGTCAACGCCAACGGCAAGCTGCTGGACGTGTGGCTGCTGGTCCGCTGCGTCTCCTGCGATCGGACGGGCAAGGTCCCCGTCCACGAGCGGGCGCC encodes:
- a CDS encoding ROK family transcriptional regulator, translating into MPTSPNTRVERGRRAILDALNQSFPATRQELSRRTGLAPSTVAGIVRGLLAEGLVHEHAATERAGRGRPSSPLSPHRPPGYLVGIDFGHTHVSAALASTAQQVVAEDRVPVDVDGSAGHALDRAGALVAGLLDRSKVPAGSVLRTVAGIPGPINQATGRIQSATILAGWAGVRPREELTARLGGEVTIANDAELAALAEHTHGAARGVSDLIYVKASHGIGAGLILAGRRYTGAYGASGEIGHTLVQEGGAQCRCGQRGCLESVVSIGEVWRQLIAAGLPLPEQPDELSLDALVGDPVVARIVADAGRRLGRVLSDLCNALDPAMLVIGGELATGGEPLLEGIRESLRRFAQPAISDRVHVRSSALGARAALVGALALAATEAII
- a CDS encoding VOC family protein produces the protein MALRLVQVNFKARDDSALGRFWAEALGWGTDSEAPGVTNLEPAGFDWPDPTAVCVDLVTVPDPESVKDRVHLDLATASAAHQAELVARLKDLGATPADVGQGDVPWTVLADPEGNVFCVLEPREVYRDTGPIAAVVVDCADPRAMARFWGEAMDWTLHELTDDRAVMRAPEGVGPYLEFLRTPAERTWWNRVHLDLLPYVVSDKEAEVDRLRGLGATDLDVGQGDVPWTCLADPEGNEFCVLGRSTDEASA